One window of the Cryptomeria japonica chromosome 7, Sugi_1.0, whole genome shotgun sequence genome contains the following:
- the LOC131049275 gene encoding photosystem I P700 chlorophyll a apoprotein A2-like, with the protein MVEVLEKERQERMKHETGYSSKDNEDREDKGKKPRGGGSTPKTPPSPSSATPSSSSSTFVNPFKSTTTPVIKLDVKFELPMYCGELDVKNLDDWVQQVEVLILINGYWLVAGAVDVDAYGSDRMMHMFNNIVVVLIAVINQVYRWTYDTRQLPAYAFIAQDFTTQAALYTHHQYIAGFIMTGAFAHGAIFLIRDYNPEQNKDNVLARMLEHKEAIISHLSWVSLFLGFHTLGLYVHNDVMLAFGTPEKQILIEPIFAQWIQSAHGKTLYGFDVLLSSANDPAFNAGKSLWLPGWLSAINDNKNSLFLTIGPGDFLVHHAIALGLHTTTLILVKGALDARGSKLMPDKKDFGYSFPCDGPGRGGTCDISAWDAFYLAVFWMLNTIGWVTFYWHWKHITLWQGNVAQFNESSTYLMGWLRDYLWLNSSQLINGYNPFGMNSLSVWAWMFLFGHLVWATGFMFLISWRGYWQELIETLAWAHERTPLANLVRWRDKPVALSIVQARLVG; encoded by the exons ATGGTGGAAGTACTTGAAAAAGAGAGGCAAGAACGTATGAAGCATGAAACAGGATATTCATCGAAGGATAATGAAGATCGAGAGGACAAAGGGAAGAAACCAAGAGGTGGTGGTTCAACACCAAAAACTCCTCCATCTCCTTCTTCTGCtaccccttcttcttcttcttctacttttgTTAATCCTTTCAAGAGCACAACTACGCCTGTTATAaaattggatgtaaaatttgaattacctATGTATTGTGGGGAGTTGGATGTCAAAAATTTGGATGATTGGGTCCAACAGGTAGAAGT CTTGATATTAATCAATGGTTATTGGTTAGTAGCTGGAGCAGTTGATGTAGATGCTTATGGAAGTGATAGAATGATGCATATGTTCAACAATATTGTTGTGGTCTTGATTGCGGTGATCAACCAAGTGTACAGATGGACATATGATACCAGACAG TTACCTGCCTATGCATTCATAGCGCAAGATTTTACTACCCAAGCTGCATTGTATACTCATCATCAATACATTGCCGGATTCATTATGACAGGGGCATTTGCTCATGGAGCTATATTTCTCATTAGAGATTATAATCCAGAACAGAATAAGGATAATGTATTGGCGAGAATGTTGGAGCATAAGGAAGCCATAATCTCTCATTTGAGTTGGGTTAGTTTATTCCTAGGTTTTCATACCTTGGGACTTTATGTTCATAACGATGTTATGCTCGCTTTTGGTACTCCAGAAAAGCAAATCTTGATTGAACCCATATTTGCTCAATGGATACAATCTGCTCATGGTAAGACCTTATATGGTTTTGATGTACTCTTATCTTCAGCAAATGATCCAGCATTCAATGCTGGCAAAAGCTTATGGTTACCCGGTTGGTTGAGTGCTATTAATGATAATAAAAATTCACTGTTCTTAACAATTGGTCCCGGAGACTTTTTGGTTCATCATGCTATTGCTCTAGGTTTGCATACAACTACATTGATTTTAGTAAAAGGTGCTTTAGATGCGCGCGGTTCTAAGCTAATGCCTGATAAGAAAGATTTTGGTTATAGTTTTCCTTGCGATGGTCCGGGACGGGGCGGTACTTGCGATATTTCGGCCTGGGATGCTTTTTATTTAGCAGTTTTCTGGATGTTGAATACCATTGGATGGGTTACTTTCTATTGGCATTGGAAGCATATTACCTTATGGCAGGGAAATGTAGCTCAATTTAATGAGTCTTCCACTTATTTAATGGGATGGTTAAGAGATTATCTTTGGTTAAATTCTTCACAACTAATTAATGGATACAATCCTTTTGGTATGAACAGTTTATCTGTATGGGCGTGGATGTTCTTATTTGGGCATCTTGTTTGGGCTACTGGATTTATGTTTCTTATTTCTTGGCGTGGATATTGGCAAGAACTGATTGAAACTCTTGCATGGGCTCATGAACGCACACCTTTGGCTAATTTAGTTCGATGGAGGGATAAGCCGGTAGCTCTTTCCATTGTTCAAGCGCGATTAGTTGGCTAA